In the genome of Grus americana isolate bGruAme1 chromosome 16, bGruAme1.mat, whole genome shotgun sequence, one region contains:
- the HSCB gene encoding iron-sulfur cluster co-chaperone protein HscB yields the protein MQAALRQCLGRVQWALRVSEAAPRSRCAGPGSPRGSRCWSCGSPLPGAEGLPHFCPGCQALQPPGPRPDLFRLMDCDRSFRIDAQQLQRRFRSLQRAVHPDRFGQRPPKEQYYSEQHSSLINKAYQTLLNPLSRGLYLLELNGVEPAQETDCDADSVFLTEIMEINEKLAEPKNEDILKEIETLIKVKQEQLTKDVTAAFERDDLQEAKKLLAKMKYFANLEDKLKNKKMPS from the exons ATGCAGGCGGCGCTGCGGCAGTGTCTCGGCAGGGTGCAATGGGCGCTCCGCGTTTCCGAGGCGGCCCCGCGGTCTCGCTGCGCCGGGCCCGGTTCTCCCCGGGGCTCGCGATGCTGGAGTTgcggcagccccctccccggtgCTGAGGGGCTACCTCACTTCTGTCCCggctgccaggccctgcagCCGCCGGGGCCTCGGCCTGACCTCTTCCGCCTGATGGACTG TGACCGCTCCTTCCGCATCGACGCGCAGCAGCTGCAGCGGCGGTTCCGGAGCCTGCAGCGCGCCGTTCACCCCGATCGCTTCGGCCAGAGGCCGCCG AAAGAACAGTACTACTCTGAGCAACACTCTTCCTTGATTAACAAGGCCTACCAAACCCTCCTGAACCCTTTGAGCCGTGGCCTCTATCTA CTGGAGCTGAATGGAGTAGAGCCAGCACAAGAGACAGACTGTGATGCAGACTCAGTGTTTCTCACAGAAATCatggaaataaatgagaaattagCAGAGCCTAAAAATGAGGATATCCTTAAAGAAATTGAAACTTTAATTAAAG TTAAACAAGAACAACTGACCAAAGACGTGACTGCAGCTTTTGAAAGAG atgaTCTTCAAGAAGCTAAGAAGCTTCTagccaaaatgaaatattttgcaaacttAGAGGATAAACTAAAGAACAAGAAGATGCCTTCCTGA